Genomic DNA from Lactuca sativa cultivar Salinas chromosome 8, Lsat_Salinas_v11, whole genome shotgun sequence:
aaatacataatacgtacaacatatataaacatagtcaaaaatacttaaaaatacatataattacataaaaatacgtttatacataATATACAAATTTTGAGAAAATCAGtagaaaagtctcattattttgagAAAATTAACGATGTGGTCCCATGATCTGTTCAACATGTAAAAAATGGCTAAAGTGAAAAAATTAACCGGTTTCTCGGGTTTTTCTATTCAAACAAATAAATTTGGGACTTTTCgttaatttttctaaaataatgAAACTTTTCTGGTTATTTCCGTAGAATTAAAGTGGTTACAAAAAAGATAGAAAACAGATTGTTCTCTTATcatgaaaaattaaaattatgaacATAAAATCTAAAACAAACTTAATGATAACAGACTTTTTCTTTTTAGACTGAATTGACCCATAAGGCAGCCAACAAGTTTTTGTGTTGGAAAGAAGGGTTTGATTATAATTTTCCAAAACAAATACTTGTCTTGATGGGGCCATGTTTCATGAGAACTAGGAAAGAGATCTAAAAATAAGTAAAGATCCATTTTTTTACTGATACTTTTGTTGTGTTGTTAGAATAGACAAGAAAATCGATGCTAAAAGATctttattattatgtttttgtgatCACTTAATTTTTGTATAAGAAAAAATTGGGTGAAGAAAACATGAACGTTAATAAACAACAGTCAACAGAATATGCTGGTCGAATTCCAATACTAATTCCTTTTGAGTTTCTACTTTGTAGCATATGGATAATGAAGGGAATGAGGTCCACATGTAATATACATCTTATCCATAAACCAACCAATGAGGCTTTAAACATAACTCCCATCGGACTTGAAAAAAGGTCAATTCTTTCATTTGAATCGCAATCATATCCATATCATGGCTCATTCACTAACCCATGCGGTTGTACCCATCTCAACCACCACGACTCCTCCGTCAAAAAACACATCCTTCCGTCCATCTCTTTGCCATATTCCTCGCAGGTATGTGTTTTTTACTCCCATAAATATTAATGACTTTTTGTAAGCTAGATTACTCAAATTGCATTTGCAGGGATGTTGCGTTGTGCTTGATTGGTGCAGTGTTTGGGTTGAGCATCGTGGGTGATAGGAGTGCAGATGCAGCAGCAAGGCGGCCCCCACCACCTACTCCAACAGAGAAGAAGGACCCGAATGTAAGTGGTGTATTGGCTAAGGTAATAGctagcaagaagaggaaggaagcAATGAAAGAGAGCATCGCCCAGCTAAGGCAGAAAGGGAAGGCCATCAATGAGCCATCAACACCAACAGAATGAGTGAAACTCATTAATATATGGTTCTTTTAGAAAACCAACCATAGACTTTAACTCAATGGTTAAGCCTCGTTGTATTGAGCGTTACTCAAGATTATAATAAAATTCATATTGATTGTTTTTATCAAAGTTACCATAGACATTGGTTTCTATAATGTTTATACATTtccaaattaaaataaaataaaattgcaacgtactagcatacacatacacGTTGATCTAGTTCCATCTTAATAATATTTCGCAATATCTGTTAGCTAAACTATAATTTAACCGTACGCTTATTTACATTACTAGTTAGTTATTTTAGATACTTCTTGTTTCCTCTTGTATATAACTGAATTGAAGATGTTTTGAATAACAAGATGGGTTATTGTCATTGTAGCCCAACAATGTTTCGTATATTGGATTAAACGGTCCATTGTGATTTTTTTTGCCTTTTAGGGGTACATACTTATGTTTTTCCGTTATAAAATGTCATTATCAAAAATATAAAGGGGTCACCCGGTGAACCCTTTCCTAATCATCAGTTTTTATATGCCACGTGGATTTGGTCAACTGAAATTGTCAACAAACCATAACCCTTCCCTAATCACCTCCTTTTGCAGACATAGCTCCATTACTTTTCGGTGCTCTACATCCCCGATAGCTACATCCAAAACGAAGAGAGAGAGAATTATGTTTCGATTGCTTCATCTTGTGACACGATGTCGGAAACCGGCGCCGTTAGGTGCTGCACTCGCTGCACATCGGAGAAGGCGTTACAATGGAGAACAACTATGTGTGGTCCGAAGACGTTATGCAACGCCTGCGGTGTGAAACTCAAATTAGGTCGGTTGGTTTCAGAGTATCGTCTGGTGGCGTACCGGTGGTGTTGATGTCCCATTATTATTTGACGGTGCTCTGGTACTCTTACTCCTTGATCTGTTGTGAAACGACATGTTCTATGGTCGGAAGTTTATAGTTCCAACTATGAGATTAAGCTTCATAACGATGCACCTGAATATAATCCCCAAAATAAAACCTAAGACGAAAGCACAAAATGTAAGCTGGTTTTGCCATGACGAAACCTTCCAGCTCTCGAATAACCTCTCAATAGAATCCAACTTCATCTCCTCCATGTTTCTCTTCTCCTCATTTCCGTTCCGTAAATCATCTTCCTGTTAAATGTTTGAAGAATTCTGTTCCATCGCCGTAATTGATTGTTAGTTATGATTTTGAAATTGATGACTCAAGAGATGAAATTGAAGTCCTAAAGTGTAAAGTTCAGGGCTAATTAATAGTTTTGTGGTTCTGAATCTATGTTTTGTTACGGGGGGCATTTGAATCGGTGGGAAGGGGACGGGATTGTTCGTTATATTGCCAGTGATTTGCAGACAAGAGGAAAGATGTAGGAGATGGGGGTCATTAAATTCAGGGGTGGGTCTGAGCTATTGTTGAATAAGAACTCATCTTCAAGAACACTTCAATGTAACTTTAATTTTGTGTAGATTTGGTTTAAGAAATTCCAAATATCAACTGTTAAAGAAGGCGAAGCTTCTTCTATTGATGGAGGAGGGGGTAGATTAATATAATCAACTTTAAGTTGGCAGTTGACTAAATAGGCGTAATAACTTTTGGCTTAAATGGGCGTAATAACTTTTGGCTTACCAATGCAACCTTCAAAAATCGGTAAAGGTATGAAATTAACCGGTAAAACACAAGTTTGTATCCTTCAAAGGAAAAAAAATCACAAGGGGCCATTTAAACAAAAATACGAAACATTGTTGGGTTAGAGTGACAATAACCCTAACAAGATATGAAAATTTGGAAACTCTTTCTCTTATTacaacatggtatcagagcaagcaTCCAAAATTCCACATCCGATTTCTCAATTCTTGATCATTGAGGTTGATTTATTCTTTCTcggtttcaatttttttttttttctgattcatATAGTTTGATCTTTGATTCGATCAAATTCATTTCCTCCTTGTtccttatttgatttgatttgtctTGATCTCTCAAATCAATCACTTTCTAACTGATTCAATGTCTACTTCTACAAATTCAACAAATCTTACCAATTTTGTGGATATCTCTAGTCCTTACTATCTTGGATCTGCAGATAATCCAGGTAATGTTCTGGCTTCAAATGTTTTCTATGGAAATGGATTCTTTGCATGGAAGAGATCTATGCCTATTGCTTTGTCTGCGAAGAACAAAATTACTTTCATTGGTGGAACAATTCCTCAGCCTTTGATTGATTCTCCCACATATTCAAGC
This window encodes:
- the LOC111904043 gene encoding uncharacterized protein LOC111904043: MAHSLTHAVVPISTTTTPPSKNTSFRPSLCHIPRRDVALCLIGAVFGLSIVGDRSADAAARRPPPPTPTEKKDPNVSGVLAKVIASKKRKEAMKESIAQLRQKGKAINEPSTPTE